In a genomic window of Tripterygium wilfordii isolate XIE 37 chromosome 8, ASM1340144v1, whole genome shotgun sequence:
- the LOC120004065 gene encoding protein kish-like isoform X2, which produces MSALFNFHSFLTVVLLGICTCTYLKMHFPAILEQRTGFRGFFWKAARIGERLSPWMAVGCFSVGVSIIFF; this is translated from the exons ATG TCAGCTCTCTTCAATTTCCATTCATTCTTAACAGTGGTGCTGTTGGGAATTTGTACATGCACTTATCTGAAGATGCATTTTCCAGCTATTCTTGAGCAGAGAACAGG GTTTCGCGGTTTCTTTTGGAAGGCGGCAAGAATTG GTGAACGGTTAAGCCCCTGGATGGCTGTAGGATGCTTCTCAGTGGGtgtttcaataatatttttctgA
- the LOC120004065 gene encoding uncharacterized protein At4g00950-like isoform X1 yields the protein MPKISWKTKLSHHFQFQTKRKKNYIYLNYLIVKFECIILMLMISFTAQPLQRQRDDQKGWPFVLRRISFLSVIESPLYTTKPVRQKSQEKVHKPIIIVMGSEEAEVLESISTPKLQLFLPPSPKAHEPERPWMVASPLHTAASVPFRWEEVPGKPRPCSTLINIPTQKCLELPPRLLMDAETAKLSSPSTVLEGPYMGRSRFQSTSFSLKRESFRKIWSPQVGKFDPLVLSNGDGKTGKVGFGSWRWGKSPFKGKCEVVVGNHVFPSSVDGESDINTEDDDESCKKRNVKTTTEMKRSGSYTISPPARPHFWATVYEGLKKVVPWKTRKLKKDGMLY from the exons ATGCCAAAAATTAGTTGGAAGACAAAATTATCACATCATTTTCAATtccagacaaaaagaaaaaaaaactatatttatCTTAATTATTTAATAGTAAAATTTGAGTGCATTATATTAATGCTTATGATATCCTTCACTGCTCAACCGCTTCAACGACAAAGAGATGACCAAAAAGGATGGCCTTTTGTACTGAGGAGAATTTCCTTCCTCTCCGTCATTGAATCCCCTCTCTACACTACAAAACCCGTTCGACAAAAGTCCCAAGAGAAAGTACACAAACCCATAATTATAGTCATGGGATCTGAAGAGGCGGAAGTACTAGAATCAATTTCCACACCAAAGCTGCAACTATTCTTGCCTCCAAGTCCAAAAGCACATGAACCAGAGCGGCCATGGATGGTGGCCTCACCACTCCACACTGCAGCTTCAGTTCCATTTCGATGGGAAGAGGTGCCTGGCAAGCCCAGACCCTGCTCCACTCTCATCAATATCCCCACTCAAAAGTGCCTGGAGTTGCCACCAAGGCTGTTAATGGATGCTGAAACTGCCAAACTGTCCTCACCCTCCACAGTCTTGGAGGGTCCTTACATGGGCAGGTCGAGGTTTCAGTCAACTTCATTTTCGTTGAAGAGGGAGTCTTTCCGTAAGATATGGAGTCCTCAGGTAGGAAAGTTTGATCCTTTGGTTCTTAGCAATGGGGATGGTAAAACAGGGAAAGTGGGTTTTGGTTCTTGGAGATGGGGGAAGAGTCCTTTTAAGGGTAAATGTGAGGTTGTTGTGGGTAATCATGTCTTTCCATCTTCAGTGGATGGAGAGAGTGATATCAAtacagaagatgatgatgaaagtTGCAAGAAGAGAAATGTGAAGACGACAACAGAGATGAAAAGATCAGGAAGCTATACTATTTCACCTCCTGCGAGGCCTCACTTCTGG GCGACTGTTTATGAAGGCCTGAAGAAGGTAGTTCCATGGAAGACCAGGAAACTGAAGAAGGATGGCATGCTGTATTGA
- the LOC120004004 gene encoding transcription factor MTB1-like, which produces MKIEVGTVALGWGDDDKDMVAAVLGTRAYDYLISNPVSNENLILTSGSDENMQTKLSDLVEQPNSSNFSWNYAIFWQISRSKSGDWVLGWGDGSCREPKEGEQSPAMRTLTPRFDYETEQKMRKRVLHKLHTLFGGSDEDNYALVLDRVTDTEMFFLASMYFCFPHGQGGPGKCFASGKHFWIYDALRSGTEYCLRSFLAKYAGIQTIVLVPTDTGVVELGSARSLPENSQLVQSIRSLFSSNPSPQISVDRPVVAGVPGVNEKKDVNSQFSHLGIVERRDGVSKIFGQDLNNLAHFNAGRVHPHFREKLAVRKMEERPSWDAYQNGNRLGVTTTRNGHHGSNWAQSYGIKQGTAADIYKNETSVNNLQDLVNGVREGFRRNNFQSQKQGPMQIDFSGATSRPPVISMQVNAESEHSDVEALCKDEGPGATDDRRPRKRGRKPANGRDEPLNHVEAERQRREKLNQRFYALRAVVPNISKMDKASLLGDAIAYINELQAKLKAMEADRGTSNASSFEGTPNAENHLRPADVDIQASHDEVIVRVSCPLDSHPASRVIQALKDVQISVVESKLATANDTVFHTFVVKSQGSEQLTKEKLIEAISRESKAILPLSTSIG; this is translated from the coding sequence ATGAAGATTGAAGTGGGTACGGTCGCTTTAGGGTGGGGCGACGATGACAAGGACATGGTTGCTGCCGTTTTGGGGACACGAGCTTATGATTACTTGATTTCGAACCCAGTCTCTAATGAGAACCTCATATTGACATCGGGAAGCGATGAGAATATGCAGACCAAGCTCTCCGATCTAGTCGAGCAACCCAACTCTTCCAATTTCAGCTGGAACTACGCGATCTTCTGGCAGATTTCGCGGTCCAAGTCTGGTGATTGGGTATTGGGATGGGGAGATGGGTCTTGTAGGGAACCCAAGGAAGGAGAACAGTCACCTGCCATGAGAACTCTGACTCCCAGGTTTGATTATGAAACTGAGCAGAAGATGAGAAAGAGGGTGCTTCATAAGCTCCATACATTATTTGGGGGCTCTGATGAAGATAATTATGCTTTGGTACTGGACAGGGTTACTGATACTGAGATGTTCTTTCTGGCATCCATGTATTTCTGCTTCCCTCACGGACAAGGTGGTCCTGGGAAGTGTTTTGCTTCAGGGAAGCATTTTTGGATCTATGATGCATTGAGATCGGGTACAGAGTATTGCCTAAGGTCATTTCTTGCTAAGTATGCTGGTATCCAGACAATTGTATTGGTGCCAACGGATACCGGGGTGGTTGAATTGGGGTCAGCGAGATCTTTACCGGAAAACTCACAGTTGGTGCAGTCAATAAGGTCATTGTTCTCGTCCAATCCATCGCCACAGATTAGTGTTGATAGGCCAGTAGTTGCTGGTGTGCCAGGGGTGAATGAAAAGAAGGATGTCAATTCCCAATTTTCTCATTTGGGGATAGTGGAGAGAAGGGATGGGGTTTCGAAGATTTTCGGGCAGGACTTGAACAATTTAGCTCATTTTAATGCTGGTCGTGTTCATCCCCATTTTAGGGAGAAACTTGCAGTGAGAAAGATGGAGGAGAGGCCTTCATGGGATGCTTACCAAAATGGGAATAGGCTTGGAGTTACGACTACTCGAAATGGTCATCATGGCTCAAATTGGGCGCAGAGTTATGGCATCAAACAAGGGACTGCGGCGGATATCTATAAGAATGAAACTTCTGTAAACAATCTACAAGACCTTGTTAATGGGGTCAGGGAAGGGTTTCGGCGTAATAACTTCCAGTCACAGAAGCAGGGTCCAATGCAAATTGATTTTTCAGGGGCTACTTCAAGGCCACCTGTGATTTCTATGCAGGTTAATGCAGAATCTGAACATTCAGATGTAGAGGCTTTGTGTAAGGATGAGGGGCCAGGCGCAACTGATGATAGGAGACCCCGGAAACGAGGCAGGAAGCCTGCAAATGGAAGAGACGAACCACTTAATCACGTCGAGGCTGAAAGGCAGCGGAGAGAGAAGCTTAATCAACGGTTTTATGCATTGCGAGCTGTGGTGCCGAATATATCAAAGATGGACAAAGCTTCCTTGTTGGGAGATGCCATTGCTTATATTAATGAGCTTCAGGCAAAGCTCAAGGCCATGGAAGCAGATAGAGGGACATcaaatgcttcttcttttgagggAACTCCTAATGCAGAAAATCATTTGCGGCCTGCTGATGTTGATATTCAAGCTTCCCATGATGAGGTTATTGTAAGGGTGAGCTGCCCGTTGGATTCACATCCTGCATCGAGAGTCATCCAAGCATTGAAAGATGTGCAGATCAGTGTGGTTGAGTCGAAACTCGCCACAGCTAACGATACTGTGTTTCATACATTTGTTGTCAAGTCTCAAGGATCCGAGCAGCTCACAAAGGAGAAGTTGATTGAAGCAATTTCCCGCGAATCCAAAGCCATATTGCCATTGTCAACATCAATTGGGTAG